GTCAACGCTGTCCAGATAGCATGGTTAATACCAGGCTACGTGATTCTCGAAGTACTGGATAGATGGACCTCTTTGGTGTGGCTCGTCGGCGCCGTTTCTAGCTCTGTTCTCCATTCCATCCTCAGTTATTACAGCAATCGAGCAACCTGTAAACTCGGGCGGCACCGTCCTTTCATCTTTGCGGGTGTCATTGCCGTCACCATAGCTTTTTTGACAATTGGCTTCGCCGCAGACATCAGCTACGCCTTTGGAGACAACCTCTCCGAGAAAGCTCGGCCACGCGCCTTAGCTATTTTTAAGATCGGATTATTGATGTTGGAGATTTCGATTAACATGATCGATGCACGCTGCAAAGACTTTCTTGATGACCTTGCCAGCAGAGACCAACGGACGATTTGACTGGCATACACGTACTTCTCATTCTTCATGGCTGTGGGAAATGAACTGGGTTACTTTGCCGtcttctttaggagatttgatGATATGTTGCCATTCACGGTGAGAAAAGCATGTCATGGGATCTGCGCAAATGTGAAAACCTTATCAATTTTCTCGATCATTCTTCTACTGTTCTTGATGGTTGTGGCTCTGTCCTGCGTCCAAGACAAACCGGCATTACCTGAGGAGGAGTCACGTGAGAGGAAAGAGGAAGATGATAGATGGGCAGTGGTTAAATGCTTCCGGAAAATTTTCAGACCATGAAGGGGCTGAAGAAACCGATGTTACGGCTAATGGCGGTTGTGGCATTCAACTGGGTGGCCTTGTTCGGATTCTTCTGGTACATCTCTGATTGGATTGGATAAGGAACGAGGTGTATGGTGGGGAGAATGAAAAGCTTTACTCTGTTGCAATACCATTATATACCACAGGCTACTGGTATGGAGCTCGGTGTCTTATGCTAACTTGGGCGGTTACGGGTCTTATGTCCTTGGCTGTGGAGACGAAATCATACACTATCAGAAGCGGCTAAAAAAGTTGTTCTCCCCATCGGTGATTTTCATTTGGTGTATTTTCTTGTGTTGTTCTCTTATTTGGATTCAATGAAGCTGGTTTAGGATTGAGTTTAGAATATACCTAATTTATGAAtgctatattttctttttatattaatattatacttGGACAATCGATAAAGGTAATTAAGATGATACTGAAATATGAACTTATAATCTCACTTTCTAAAACTAACATTTGTTTATGTAATCCTTTCACAGCATTTGTTTTACACTTCTTAGCATTTTAAAACGTGCTATAGGTATAAAATCATGTTTATTTTTCTTGGTAGAAACTCTAGCTTAGCTCCACTATCCTAATACTAGACATTTTTAAGTAAAACAagattgtttgtttgttttatttattgcctttgatttattttttaaacaagaaTGTTTACATTGCATAGTTTTGATCTTATGTTATTGTACTATTTTAGTCCTACCAGATAGGATGTTCTCAAGAACATCAAAAATCTGCCAGAAGGAATTCTTGCTTACCCGTCTTACATACTAAAGCATTTTTTATGTTGGAAATTTTTAGGTTTACCCCTCAATCTTGCAATTGGGATTTCGAATGTcagaaatatatttattaaatatttaacttATATATTAATTAGAGCAAGCAAAATATCCTTACTTTGTGTCATTTATGTTATCTATTTGATAATATCTTTAATACTGATATTAAATCTAATTAATCTATCAGAAAAAATATACTAACTATTTTTAGaaccacaaaaaaaattattcggAGACCCCAGGAGCATTTCACAATTCCTCTCCCAGCGGATGCGCTAACGCACAAAGTCCTCTTAGAAAGAAAGttttaattataaaagtttagtaataaattgaaataattacTCATACTTTTATGGAGTATCTCTTAATTATattttgcaaataaataaaaatgattagtAGCTTTGAAACAAGTGGCTTTGAagggtattcaaggtgaagcatcgaaagtctttCCGGCAAAAAGGTAGTGTTTATAAGAtggtgaagcatcgaaagtctttCCGGCAAAAAGGTAgtgtttataagatgagagacccattaactgaACACCTTatggttttgagttggatgtggtgtcttctcattttATGTTCTCTCACTGGATAttcaagtggtatcagagccgatggtgacccaacaagtggtatcagagatGATGGTTAATCGGTCTGGCAGGTTTGAagagtattcaaggtgaagcatcgaaaaCTAGTTATGATATAGAGTTACGATACCTTCTTCTTTTACTAGTTACAATACCTTCTTCTTTTACCTAGTTCGAAAGCTCTCTCACCTCGAGTGTTCCCCTCGAAAGCTATCTCATGGTCATGAGTTCACCGCCACAGTTGGAATTGGGCTGAACATTGGCGCAGATCCCAGTCTAAAAGATGGTTATGGTGGCCTCTATAGCCACCGAAATCCACCTTGTCAACGCTGTTCAGATAGCATGGCTAATACCATGCTACGTGATTCTCGGAGTACTGGATAGGTGGACCTCTTTTGTGTGACTCGTCGGCGCCGTTTCTAGCTCTGTTCTCCATCCATCCTCA
The sequence above is drawn from the Arachis hypogaea cultivar Tifrunner chromosome 4, arahy.Tifrunner.gnm2.J5K5, whole genome shotgun sequence genome and encodes:
- the LOC112795336 gene encoding sucrose transport protein SUC1-like, translated to MVMVVSTAAWIHLVNAVQIAWLIPGYVILEVLDRWTSLVWLVGAVSSSVLHSILSYYSNRATCKLGRHRPFIFAGVIAVTIAFLTIGFAADISYAFGDNLSEKARPRALAIFKIGLLMLEISINMIDARCKDFLDDLASRDQRTI